From Medicago truncatula cultivar Jemalong A17 chromosome 7, MtrunA17r5.0-ANR, whole genome shotgun sequence, a single genomic window includes:
- the LOC11432647 gene encoding uncharacterized protein, which yields MQRNFLSLLVLLLFFLSFSYVLSSSASLATRTKNLKGEDTSSQPSLAMVDGNYGEKVMVVDKEEALVERRMDLETQDYGGTGANTDHEPKPPRRI from the exons ATGCAAAGAAATTTCTTGAGCCTGCTTGTGCTACTGCTTTTCTTTTTGAGTTTCTCATATGTTCTCTCTTCCTCTGCTTCCCTTGCAACCA GAACCAAAAATTTGAAAGGTGAAGATACATCATCTCAGCCTTCTCTAGCTATG GTGGATGGTAATTATGGTGAGAAAGTTATGGTAGTTGATAAGGAAGAAGCATTAGTTGAAAGGAGGATGGATTTGGAAACTCAAGACTATGGAGGGACCGGAGCAAATACAGATCATGAGCCAAAACCCCCTAGAAGGATTTAA